A single genomic interval of Chryseobacterium paludis harbors:
- a CDS encoding 5-carboxymethyl-2-hydroxymuconate Delta-isomerase — MPHFIIDCSEEVLNIKSPHEIMDAIYEVAEASGLFAKNDIKVRITPFKYYKLGDEKNNFIHIFGNIMAGRSIEQKANLSKQIIKRFNQMFPEIPILSMNITEFEAATYCNKSLIDPENTNGDRHFNNK, encoded by the coding sequence ATGCCACACTTTATTATAGATTGTTCAGAAGAGGTTTTAAATATAAAATCTCCCCATGAAATAATGGATGCCATATACGAAGTAGCCGAAGCGTCGGGGCTTTTTGCCAAAAATGATATTAAAGTTAGAATTACACCTTTCAAATATTATAAACTTGGTGATGAAAAGAATAATTTCATTCATATTTTCGGAAATATTATGGCGGGAAGAAGTATTGAGCAGAAAGCTAATCTATCAAAACAGATCATTAAACGATTTAATCAGATGTTTCCTGAAATTCCCATCTTATCAATGAATATCACAGAGTTTGAAGCAGCAACATACTGTAATAAATCACTGATTGATCCTGAAAATACTAATGGTGACAGACATTTCAATAATAAATAG